The DNA sequence TTGTACCGTCTGCGGGACGAAGGTGCCATCGATGCTGATATGAAGATCGCCACCGAATGCTCCGTGGAACGAAACAGTCTGAAGTACAATCCACTGCTGCAGAACTAGGACCACCCACCGACCTATCGGTGCGATTGCCCTACTATCAGCTGTATGAGTTATATCTCCGATCTGTTGCGCAACCATGGTGTCGATCTGTCCTGGCAGGAGGCTGTCTACCAGGACCTGCATGAGCACCCGGAGCTCTCCGGATTCGAGATGGAGACATCCCGCACCATCCTCACCCAGTTGAAGCGATTTGATTGTGAGATCATCTCACCGCTGGGTGGTTATGGTGTGGTGGCGATCTTCCGCAACGGTGATCATGAGAACCACCCGGTCGCGTTGATGCGCGCGGATTTTGACGGCCTGCCGGTCAAGGAGACCACCGGCCTGCCCTGGGCATCAACGCGGGTGCGTCCCCTCAACGGCAACAACGTGCCGGTCATGCACGCATGCGGCCATGATATGCACACCACGGCCCTGCTCGGGGCCTGTGCGCTTCTCGACGAACGACGTGACGCCTGGGAGGGCACTTTCATCGCCTTGTTCCAACCGTCGGAGGAAAACGCCCGTGGTGCCAATGCCATGGTTGCCGACGGCCTGGTGGACAAGATCCCACGTCCTGATGTGTGTTTCGGCCAGCATGTGGTGCCCGGCCCCGCCGGTGCTGTGATGAGCATGCCCGGCGCGGCACTCGCAGCCTGTGATTCCATTGACATCCGTATCCAGGGGCGTAGTGCACACGGATCCATGCCCCACAACTCCATTGACCCGACGTATGTCGCAGCCATGATCGTGGTCCGCCTCCAGGGCATCGTGGGCAGGGAGGTATCTCCAGAGGACTTCGCCGTGGTCTCCGTGGGCACCCTGCAGTCCGGAAACTCCAACAACACCATCCCGAGTGAGGCCCGGCTGGTGCTCAATTGTCGTTTCTATAATGACACGGTCAAGAAGAAGGTGTACCGCGCCATTGAGCGGGTG is a window from the Corynebacterium faecale genome containing:
- a CDS encoding amidohydrolase, with the translated sequence MSYISDLLRNHGVDLSWQEAVYQDLHEHPELSGFEMETSRTILTQLKRFDCEIISPLGGYGVVAIFRNGDHENHPVALMRADFDGLPVKETTGLPWASTRVRPLNGNNVPVMHACGHDMHTTALLGACALLDERRDAWEGTFIALFQPSEENARGANAMVADGLVDKIPRPDVCFGQHVVPGPAGAVMSMPGAALAACDSIDIRIQGRSAHGSMPHNSIDPTYVAAMIVVRLQGIVGREVSPEDFAVVSVGTLQSGNSNNTIPSEARLVLNCRFYNDTVKKKVYRAIERVVRGECLASGIEHEPVIEYFAHGELTDNDVEVFARVRPTFDEVFGPASFTGDRWTASEDFPNIPMALNSPYLYWTIGATPAGDWARAVAADRVAQDVPANHMGDFVPDFEPTVSAATTAAAAAVLTYLGATKRSGPQ